Proteins encoded in a region of the Nitrospira sp. genome:
- a CDS encoding pentapeptide repeat-containing protein: MSHNWARAVLVLWVSALCSGGGGGVFGISAWAACTMERERPGQTDRFIRHLGSECSEAERAAQAIKAEEVLAALEAGKGVDLAGVVLTGDLLFDALPPVAVETIADAPPVFLDLVEAAQLRTVRHLGGSLTMTNSLIRGAIGSRTAKDYLVIQEGVVATGTTFEQPADFSRTVFLGSVDLSGSVFAAQAFFIAARFAQPVRFEQTSFGPHTRFHKAVLSDTAIFRGAAFNGLAELLEVVFARDADFSRTKFRLGSGFSGSRFRGRLDMSEAVFEREAFFTFTEFEQDAVFRGGLFKGTADFSDARFQGADDFSRAMFTVEPRFVRVNSSGAKPLHGLLSNPRALYGLAGLFLTVSFFLVWHIRRQ; this comes from the coding sequence ATGAGTCATAACTGGGCACGCGCCGTGCTGGTGCTGTGGGTCAGTGCTCTGTGCAGCGGAGGGGGGGGCGGTGTGTTCGGAATATCTGCCTGGGCTGCCTGCACGATGGAGCGGGAGCGGCCTGGACAGACCGACCGGTTTATCCGTCACCTCGGTTCTGAGTGCAGCGAGGCAGAACGCGCCGCGCAGGCGATCAAGGCGGAGGAGGTACTGGCAGCGCTGGAGGCCGGTAAGGGCGTGGACCTTGCCGGCGTCGTGCTGACGGGGGATTTGCTCTTTGACGCACTGCCGCCTGTTGCCGTGGAGACTATTGCGGATGCTCCGCCGGTTTTTCTTGACCTGGTTGAAGCCGCGCAACTCAGGACCGTGCGGCATCTGGGCGGCTCTTTGACGATGACCAACTCGCTCATACGCGGAGCGATCGGTAGTCGGACGGCGAAAGATTATCTCGTGATCCAGGAGGGCGTCGTCGCGACCGGCACGACCTTCGAGCAGCCCGCCGACTTTTCCCGCACGGTGTTCCTGGGGTCGGTGGATTTGTCGGGCTCAGTGTTTGCAGCCCAGGCCTTTTTCATTGCGGCCCGGTTTGCACAGCCGGTCCGGTTCGAACAGACATCCTTCGGTCCGCACACGCGGTTTCACAAGGCGGTCCTATCTGACACGGCGATATTTCGAGGCGCTGCCTTCAACGGACTGGCGGAGTTGCTCGAAGTCGTCTTTGCCAGAGACGCCGATTTTTCCCGCACGAAGTTTCGACTGGGAAGCGGGTTTTCTGGCAGCCGTTTCCGGGGCCGTCTGGACATGTCGGAGGCAGTGTTTGAGAGGGAAGCGTTTTTCACTTTCACGGAGTTCGAGCAGGACGCGGTCTTCCGGGGTGGACTGTTTAAGGGCACCGCAGACTTTTCCGATGCGCGTTTCCAAGGCGCGGACGATTTTTCGCGCGCCATGTTTACCGTCGAGCCTCGCTTTGTTCGTGTGAACTCCAGCGGGGCAAAACCGCTCCATGGACTTCTGTCCAATCCACGTGCCCTGTATGGACTCGCGGGCTTGTTCTTAACTGTCAGTTTCTTCCTGGTCTGGCATATCCGGCGGCAATAG
- the scpB gene encoding SMC-Scp complex subunit ScpB: protein MEARELRAIIEALLFVSAEPVPLDRLMVALGTISKPEVKQGLQALREEMDREGRGVQLIEVAGGYQIVTRLEYASWIKRLAKAKAAPKLSRSGLESLAIIAYKQPIVRAEIEQIRGVEVSGVLRTLLERKLIRMVGRKDVPGRPIMYGTTKLFLQQFGLSELSQLPPLREFKELGEAEQALLPVEEGLAIGESDTVLTGASNDSTTAEPLPDA from the coding sequence ATGGAGGCCCGCGAGTTGCGAGCCATCATTGAAGCCTTGTTGTTCGTCTCCGCTGAGCCGGTGCCGCTCGACCGCCTCATGGTCGCACTTGGCACCATTTCAAAGCCGGAGGTTAAGCAGGGGCTGCAAGCATTGCGCGAGGAAATGGACCGTGAGGGGCGCGGCGTGCAACTTATCGAGGTGGCCGGAGGCTACCAGATTGTCACACGGCTCGAATATGCTTCGTGGATCAAGCGGCTGGCCAAGGCCAAGGCCGCGCCCAAACTGTCCCGCTCAGGGCTGGAGTCCCTTGCGATCATTGCCTACAAGCAGCCGATCGTGCGCGCGGAGATCGAGCAGATCCGCGGCGTCGAAGTGTCGGGCGTGCTCCGGACCCTGCTCGAGCGAAAATTGATCCGTATGGTGGGGCGGAAGGACGTGCCTGGCCGACCGATCATGTACGGCACGACGAAGCTTTTTCTCCAGCAGTTCGGCCTCAGCGAGCTGTCACAACTGCCGCCGCTTCGGGAGTTCAAAGAATTGGGTGAGGCGGAACAGGCCTTGTTGCCGGTGGAGGAGGGCTTGGCGATCGGTGAGAGTGATAC
- a CDS encoding segregation/condensation protein A, whose product MQDNAERSASADMSEQMELLYQVRLEHFEGPLDLLLHLIKKNQVNIYDIPIAMIAQQYLEYLSMMKSLNLAVAGEFLVMAATLVQIKSRMLLPTDDTDEDDEDGPDPREELVRRLLEYRTFKDAAGQLDERERMWREIYAREPMPLPPVRSDEVVLDDVSLFDLVDALQDVLTRLPVGSLVEIVPENLTVKDRMNTILEVLDGKESVTFQSLFQGQVQRLVVIVSFLALLELVKIKLVRLFQGESFGPILVTRTFAPVADDEPVEL is encoded by the coding sequence GTGCAGGACAATGCAGAACGCAGCGCTTCGGCAGACATGTCGGAGCAGATGGAATTGCTCTATCAGGTTCGCCTTGAGCACTTCGAAGGCCCGCTTGACCTGCTGTTGCATCTCATCAAGAAAAATCAGGTCAATATCTACGACATTCCCATCGCCATGATCGCGCAACAGTACCTGGAGTATTTGAGCATGATGAAGTCGTTGAATCTGGCGGTGGCGGGAGAGTTTCTCGTCATGGCGGCGACGCTCGTGCAGATCAAGTCACGCATGCTGTTGCCGACGGACGATACCGACGAAGACGACGAGGATGGACCAGATCCGCGCGAAGAACTTGTCCGCCGGCTGCTGGAATATCGCACGTTCAAGGATGCGGCTGGGCAGTTGGATGAGCGCGAGCGGATGTGGCGTGAGATCTATGCGCGCGAGCCCATGCCGTTGCCGCCAGTGCGGTCTGATGAGGTCGTGCTAGATGACGTGAGCTTGTTCGATCTGGTAGATGCGCTGCAGGATGTGCTCACGCGTCTGCCGGTGGGCAGCCTCGTCGAAATCGTGCCCGAAAATCTGACCGTCAAGGACCGCATGAATACGATTCTCGAAGTATTGGACGGGAAGGAGTCGGTGACGTTCCAGTCGCTGTTTCAGGGGCAGGTGCAGCGGCTGGTCGTGATCGTGTCGTTCTTGGCACTGCTCGAGTTGGTGAAGATCAAACTGGTTCGTCTGTTCCAGGGCGAATCATTCGGGCCGATTCTGGTGACGAGGACGTTTGCGCCGGTGGCCGACGACGAGCCGGTCGAGCTCTAA